One part of the Georgfuchsia toluolica genome encodes these proteins:
- a CDS encoding ABC transporter permease subunit, with product MTNNKKSVPLLTVLTAGLLLMLPFLAGFAGSAWVRVLDFALLYIMLALGLNIVVGFAGLLDLGYIAFYGVGAYVYALLASPQFGLHWPLWVVLPLGAAVAGLFGILLGAPTLRLRGDYLAIVTLGFGEIIRIFLNNLNSPVNITNGPQGIASIDPIVINGVSLAKTLNVFGMAVPGLYLYYYLFAALALLIVLVTSRLQDSRIGRAWVAIREDEVAAKACGINTRNVKLLAFAMGASFGGVAGGLFAGFQEFVSPESFSLTESILVLCMVVIGGMGHIRGVIFGGLLLAVLPEVFRYSAVPAQQALFGKVVVDPESLRMLLFGFALIAIMLYRPAGLWPEPRHRRELGEGNLPPAPFPEEGGDYGSAASAVSAGSNSPALGRPGGGSPS from the coding sequence ATGACCAATAATAAGAAAAGCGTACCACTTCTTACAGTCCTCACGGCCGGGCTGTTGCTGATGCTGCCCTTCCTCGCCGGCTTTGCCGGCAGCGCCTGGGTCCGCGTGCTGGATTTCGCGCTGCTCTACATCATGCTTGCACTCGGCCTCAACATCGTGGTCGGCTTTGCGGGACTGCTCGACTTGGGTTACATCGCCTTCTACGGCGTCGGCGCTTATGTCTATGCGCTGCTGGCATCGCCCCAATTCGGCCTGCACTGGCCGCTGTGGGTCGTCCTGCCTTTGGGCGCCGCTGTCGCCGGATTGTTTGGGATATTGCTTGGCGCACCGACGCTGCGCCTGCGCGGCGACTATCTTGCCATCGTCACGCTCGGCTTCGGCGAAATCATCCGCATCTTCCTCAACAATCTCAATTCTCCCGTCAACATCACCAACGGTCCGCAGGGCATCGCCAGCATCGATCCGATCGTTATCAACGGTGTGTCGCTGGCGAAAACGCTCAATGTATTCGGCATGGCCGTGCCCGGGCTGTATCTCTATTACTACCTGTTCGCGGCGCTCGCCCTGTTGATCGTACTGGTCACCAGCCGCTTGCAGGATTCGCGCATCGGCCGCGCCTGGGTCGCCATCCGCGAGGACGAGGTTGCCGCCAAGGCCTGCGGCATCAACACACGCAACGTCAAGCTGCTCGCCTTCGCCATGGGCGCGAGTTTCGGCGGTGTGGCCGGCGGTCTGTTTGCCGGCTTCCAGGAATTTGTTTCGCCGGAAAGTTTCAGCCTCACGGAATCAATTCTGGTGTTGTGCATGGTGGTGATCGGCGGCATGGGGCACATCCGCGGCGTGATCTTCGGTGGACTGCTGCTTGCGGTGCTGCCTGAAGTGTTTCGTTACAGCGCGGTGCCGGCGCAGCAGGCGTTGTTTGGCAAGGTGGTGGTCGATCCTGAATCATTGCGCATGCTGCTGTTCGGCTTTGCACTGATCGCCATCATGCTCTATCGCCCGGCCGGCCTGTGGCCGGAACCGAGACATCGGCGCGAATTGGGGGAGGGGAACCTTCCTCCCGCCCCCTTTCCCGAGGAAGGGGGTGACTACGGTTCGGCTGCCAGCGCGGTCTCCGCGGGTTCGAACTCTCCCGCCTTGGGACGGCCCGGCGGCGGGAGTCCGTCATGA
- a CDS encoding thioredoxin domain-containing protein, with the protein MTNRLASETSPYLRQHAHNPVHWQPWDQAALLRARSENKPILLSIGYSACHWCHVMAHESFEDPAVAEVMNRLFVNIKVDREERPDLDQIYQLAHQFITRRSGGWPLTMFLTPDGTPYFGGTYFPKTPRYGLPGFPQLCEQVAQAFYTRRGDIDEQNTSLREALASVIPNGAGVAELDAAPLQTARQLLLDNFDAAWGGFGGAPKFPHPTDLAFLLRRAAPGQDEAARKVVLTTLTRMAEGGIYDRIGGGFCRYSVDERWEIPHFEKMLYDNGPLLVLYADAWLLEGDPLYRSVVEETAVWVMREMQSPDGGYYSSLDADSEGEEGKYYVWDRAEIQALLSSDEWRAAARCWGLDRAPNFEGQHWNLIAAQAPTASEVPLLTAARARLFAARGQRVRPGTDDKILTSWNALMIRGMAHAARIFSRDEWLCSAQRATDFIRTTLWRDEYLLATYKDGKAHLNAYLDDHAFLIDALLELMQTEYRPADLDFARELADALLERFEDRTEGGFFFTSHDHEQLISRPKPGHDNATPSGNGVAAHALQRLGHLLGEPRYLEAARRALDLFWPGIQAGPSGSSSLLAALEEALTPPRTIVLRGPEEALRDWRHRLSAMPLHDSLIVVLPNSLMQLPDALNKPRTDEVNVWVCEGVNCLSPITSFDVLQATISKSPKVN; encoded by the coding sequence ATGACCAATCGACTTGCCAGTGAAACTTCGCCCTATCTGCGCCAGCATGCGCATAACCCTGTGCATTGGCAACCCTGGGACCAGGCTGCGCTGTTACGGGCACGCAGCGAAAACAAGCCCATCCTGCTCTCCATCGGATATTCCGCCTGTCACTGGTGTCATGTCATGGCACACGAGTCTTTCGAAGACCCTGCCGTTGCCGAGGTTATGAACCGCCTGTTCGTGAATATCAAGGTCGATCGCGAAGAGCGGCCCGACCTTGACCAGATCTACCAGCTTGCGCACCAGTTCATCACCCGTCGCAGCGGCGGTTGGCCACTGACGATGTTCCTCACGCCCGACGGCACGCCCTATTTCGGCGGCACTTATTTTCCCAAGACGCCGCGCTACGGCTTGCCGGGTTTCCCGCAACTGTGCGAACAGGTGGCGCAGGCGTTTTACACGCGGCGCGGCGACATCGATGAACAAAACACATCACTGCGCGAAGCGCTGGCTTCTGTCATACCGAATGGCGCCGGCGTCGCCGAACTGGATGCCGCGCCGCTGCAAACAGCACGGCAACTGCTGCTGGACAATTTCGATGCAGCTTGGGGCGGGTTCGGTGGCGCGCCCAAGTTTCCACATCCGACCGATCTGGCTTTCCTTTTGCGCCGGGCGGCACCGGGACAGGATGAAGCCGCGCGCAAGGTGGTGCTGACGACGCTGACGCGCATGGCCGAGGGCGGCATCTACGACCGCATCGGTGGCGGCTTCTGCCGCTACAGCGTGGATGAGCGCTGGGAAATTCCGCATTTCGAGAAAATGCTCTACGACAACGGTCCGCTGCTGGTGCTGTATGCCGATGCCTGGCTGCTGGAGGGCGACCCGCTTTATCGGAGCGTCGTCGAAGAAACCGCAGTATGGGTGATGCGCGAAATGCAAAGCCCGGATGGCGGCTATTACTCCTCACTTGATGCCGATTCGGAGGGCGAGGAAGGAAAGTATTACGTGTGGGACCGCGCCGAGATTCAAGCCCTCTTGAGCAGTGATGAATGGCGAGCTGCAGCGCGCTGCTGGGGACTCGACCGTGCGCCCAACTTTGAAGGCCAGCACTGGAACCTGATTGCGGCACAAGCGCCGACAGCCAGCGAAGTTCCACTGCTGACCGCAGCCCGCGCCAGGCTGTTTGCCGCGCGCGGGCAACGCGTCCGCCCCGGCACCGACGACAAGATACTCACCAGCTGGAACGCCTTGATGATCCGCGGCATGGCGCATGCAGCGCGCATTTTCAGCCGTGACGAATGGTTGTGCTCGGCGCAACGTGCGACAGACTTCATTCGCACGACACTATGGCGCGATGAATATCTCCTGGCGACGTACAAGGATGGCAAGGCGCATCTGAATGCCTACCTTGACGATCATGCCTTCCTGATCGATGCCTTGCTGGAACTTATGCAGACAGAATACCGGCCGGCCGATCTGGATTTTGCGCGCGAACTTGCCGACGCCTTGCTGGAACGCTTTGAAGACCGCACTGAAGGTGGCTTCTTTTTCACGTCGCACGATCACGAGCAACTCATCAGCCGCCCCAAACCCGGCCACGACAATGCCACGCCGAGCGGAAACGGCGTGGCCGCCCACGCCCTGCAGCGCCTCGGCCATCTGCTTGGCGAACCGCGCTATCTGGAGGCCGCGCGCCGCGCGCTTGATTTGTTCTGGCCCGGAATACAAGCCGGCCCGAGCGGCAGTTCGAGTCTGCTGGCGGCGCTTGAGGAGGCGCTGACGCCGCCCCGTACCATCGTGCTGCGCGGTCCGGAGGAGGCGTTGCGCGACTGGCGGCACCGGCTGTCAGCAATGCCGTTGCACGACAGCCTCATCGTTGTGCTGCCGAATTCCTTGATGCAATTGCCGGATGCCTTGAACAAGCCACGCACGGACGAAGTCAACGTTTGGGTGTGCGAGGGCGTTAACTGCCTGTCACCGATCACATCGTTCGACGTTCTGCAAGCCACAATATCCAAGTCGCCCAAAGTCAATTAA
- a CDS encoding ABC transporter ATP-binding protein — MTVLLDARGISKSFGGVQALEEVSLTINAGEIYGLIGPNGAGKTTFFNVLTGLYSRDAGDVTLNGQALPPGKPHRISAAGFARTFQNIRLFANMTALENVMVGRHARTHGGVIGAVLRGRKTRDEEQAIRRSAAELLHYVGIGGRANDLARQLSYGDQRRLEIARALATEPRLLALDEPAAGMNASETEGLRSLIEALRQDGITILLIEHDVKLVMGLCDRVAVLDYGVKIAEGVPEKVRNDPKVIEAYLGTA, encoded by the coding sequence ATGACGGTTCTACTCGATGCCCGTGGCATTTCCAAAAGTTTTGGCGGCGTGCAAGCCTTGGAGGAGGTCTCGCTCACCATCAACGCAGGTGAAATCTACGGCCTGATCGGCCCCAACGGCGCGGGCAAGACAACTTTCTTCAATGTGCTGACCGGACTCTACTCGCGCGATGCGGGCGATGTCACGCTGAACGGACAAGCGCTGCCGCCAGGCAAACCGCACCGGATCAGCGCGGCCGGTTTCGCGCGCACCTTTCAGAACATTCGCCTCTTTGCCAACATGACGGCACTGGAAAACGTCATGGTCGGACGTCATGCCCGAACCCACGGTGGCGTCATCGGTGCCGTACTGCGCGGCAGGAAAACGCGCGATGAAGAGCAGGCGATACGCCGCTCAGCCGCCGAGCTGTTGCATTACGTCGGCATTGGCGGGCGCGCCAATGATTTGGCACGGCAGCTTTCCTATGGCGATCAGCGCCGCCTCGAAATCGCCCGCGCCCTGGCGACCGAACCCAGGCTGCTGGCGCTCGACGAACCGGCGGCGGGCATGAACGCCAGCGAGACGGAAGGGCTGCGTTCGCTGATCGAAGCATTGCGCCAGGACGGGATCACGATCTTGCTGATCGAGCACGACGTCAAACTGGTGATGGGCTTGTGCGACCGCGTTGCCGTGCTCGACTACGGCGTCAAGATCGCTGAAGGCGTGCCGGAGAAAGTACGCAACGATCCAAAAGTCATCGAGGCCTATCTTGGTACTGCTTGA
- the mpl gene encoding UDP-N-acetylmuramate:L-alanyl-gamma-D-glutamyl-meso-diaminopimelate ligase, translated as MHIHILGICGTFMGGVALLARTAGHRVTGCDANVYPPMSTQLEEQGIALTEGYGLEQIELKPDLFVIGNAISRGNPLLEEILDRNLPYVSGPQWLAENILRDKWVLAVAGTHGKTTTTALLAWILEDAKLNPGFLVGGVPQDFGVSARLTDSPFFVIEADEYDTAFCDKRSKFVHYRPRTAILNNLEFDHADIFPDLQAIETQFHHLVRTLPRNGRIIANAAEESLKRVLACGCWTPLEWFNNADGWQAGSEAGDAFSVSLKGACLGQTSLTLPGAHNRANAVAALAAARHVGVPVKIGLQALSRFKGVKRRLEVRGTVRGVTVYDDFAHHPTAIEATIAGLRGKVNNKRILAVLEPRSNTMKLGAMKAQLPGSLAAADQVFCYANNLGWDAADALKTLGAKAQVFDDLAQLVSAIAATAQDGDQVLVMSNGGFGGIHGKLLAALAK; from the coding sequence ATGCATATTCATATCCTCGGCATTTGCGGCACCTTCATGGGTGGTGTTGCGCTGCTCGCCCGCACGGCGGGCCATCGCGTAACGGGGTGCGATGCCAATGTCTATCCGCCGATGAGCACGCAACTGGAGGAACAGGGCATCGCCTTGACCGAGGGTTATGGTCTCGAGCAAATCGAACTGAAGCCCGACCTGTTCGTGATCGGCAACGCCATCTCGCGCGGCAACCCCTTGCTGGAAGAAATCCTCGACCGCAACCTGCCCTACGTTTCCGGCCCGCAATGGCTTGCCGAGAATATTCTGCGCGACAAGTGGGTTCTGGCGGTAGCAGGTACTCACGGCAAAACGACCACGACGGCGCTGCTGGCATGGATTCTGGAAGACGCCAAGCTGAATCCGGGCTTCCTGGTCGGCGGTGTGCCGCAGGATTTCGGCGTTTCGGCACGGCTGACCGATTCACCTTTTTTCGTGATCGAGGCCGACGAATACGACACGGCCTTTTGCGACAAGCGTTCCAAGTTCGTGCATTACCGCCCGCGCACGGCGATCCTGAACAATCTGGAATTCGATCATGCCGACATCTTCCCCGACCTCCAGGCAATAGAAACACAGTTTCACCACCTGGTGCGCACATTGCCGAGAAATGGGCGGATCATTGCCAATGCTGCTGAGGAAAGTCTGAAGCGGGTGCTGGCGTGTGGTTGCTGGACACCGCTGGAATGGTTCAATAATGCCGACGGCTGGCAGGCGGGCAGCGAGGCCGGTGATGCATTCAGCGTTTCCTTGAAAGGCGCATGCCTCGGGCAAACCAGCCTCACGCTGCCTGGCGCGCACAACCGCGCCAATGCCGTGGCGGCGCTCGCGGCGGCGCGCCATGTCGGCGTGCCTGTGAAAATCGGTCTGCAGGCACTCTCCCGTTTCAAGGGCGTCAAGCGCCGGCTTGAAGTACGCGGCACGGTGCGCGGCGTAACCGTATACGATGATTTCGCTCACCACCCAACCGCAATCGAAGCCACTATCGCCGGCCTGCGTGGCAAGGTTAATAACAAACGGATACTCGCGGTGCTCGAACCGCGCTCCAACACCATGAAGCTGGGCGCGATGAAGGCCCAATTGCCCGGCAGTCTGGCTGCTGCGGATCAGGTGTTCTGCTACGCCAACAATCTGGGCTGGGATGCCGCCGACGCGCTAAAAACTTTGGGCGCCAAAGCCCAGGTCTTTGACGACCTGGCTCAACTGGTCTCGGCAATCGCGGCGACGGCGCAAGATGGCGATCAGGTGCTGGTCATGAGCAATGGCGGTTTCGGCGGCATTCACGGCAAGCTGCTCGCAGCGCTCGCCAAATAA
- a CDS encoding branched-chain amino acid ABC transporter permease produces the protein MDTFIQQIFNGLTLGSVYALVALGYTMVYGILGLINFAHGDVVMIGAMVAMTVTKPLIGLLPGPLVVLIGLGVAALTCMLLGFSIERIAYRPLRRAPRLAPLITAIGVSMVLQQLAMIVWGRGYHPIPALLPSAPHDVLGAQINDLQLLIMAVAALTMAGLMLLVNRTRLGRAMRATAENPEIAALMGVDANRVISATFVIGSALAALAGVMVSSHYGVAHYSMGFLLGLKAFTAAVLGGIGNLGGAMVGGLLLGVIEALGAGYIGDLTGGVFGSNYQDVFAFIVLIGVLVFRPSGLLGEKVAERA, from the coding sequence ATGGACACCTTCATCCAGCAGATTTTCAACGGCCTCACGCTCGGCAGCGTATATGCGCTCGTAGCGCTGGGCTACACCATGGTGTATGGCATCCTTGGCCTGATCAACTTCGCCCATGGCGACGTGGTGATGATCGGCGCGATGGTGGCAATGACGGTGACAAAGCCCCTGATCGGCCTGCTGCCCGGCCCGCTGGTGGTATTGATTGGCTTGGGTGTTGCGGCGCTGACCTGCATGCTGCTGGGCTTCAGCATCGAACGCATTGCATACCGGCCGCTGCGCCGCGCGCCGCGACTGGCGCCACTCATTACTGCCATCGGCGTTTCCATGGTGCTGCAACAACTGGCCATGATCGTCTGGGGCCGCGGCTATCATCCGATTCCGGCGCTGCTGCCGAGCGCCCCGCATGACGTGCTGGGCGCGCAGATCAACGATCTGCAATTGCTGATCATGGCGGTCGCGGCGCTGACGATGGCGGGGCTGATGCTGCTGGTCAATCGTACCCGGCTCGGCCGCGCCATGCGCGCCACTGCGGAAAATCCCGAGATCGCCGCGCTGATGGGCGTCGATGCCAATCGCGTCATCTCCGCCACCTTCGTCATCGGCTCGGCGCTGGCCGCACTGGCCGGTGTCATGGTGAGTTCGCATTACGGTGTCGCCCACTACAGCATGGGCTTCCTGCTCGGCCTCAAGGCCTTCACCGCCGCCGTGCTGGGCGGCATCGGCAATCTCGGCGGCGCCATGGTCGGCGGCCTGCTGCTCGGCGTGATCGAAGCGCTCGGCGCCGGTTACATCGGCGACCTGACCGGCGGCGTATTCGGCTCCAACTATCAGGATGTGTTCGCCTTCATCGTCCTGATCGGCGTGCTGGTGTTTCGTCCCTCGGGGTTGCTCGGCGAAAAGGTCGCGGAAAGAGCATGA
- a CDS encoding ABC transporter ATP-binding protein, with protein sequence MLEALNLEVRYGGISAVKGISLAIEPGEMVCLIGANGAGKTSTLKALARLLPSSGEIYYGGEHIEKLPAHALISRGLALVPEGRGVFARLSVAENLDMGAYHRNDKDIESDLQRVFQLLPRLKERQHQLAGTLSGGEQQMLAIGRALMGRPKLLLLDEPSMGLAPLMVHKVFEVIRDIAAQGVTILLVEQNARLALEVCSRGYVMESGQITIADKAEALAADPRVRAAYLGE encoded by the coding sequence CTGCTTGAAGCCCTGAATCTGGAAGTCCGCTACGGCGGCATCTCGGCGGTGAAGGGTATTTCCCTCGCCATCGAGCCGGGTGAAATGGTCTGTTTGATCGGGGCCAACGGCGCCGGCAAGACCAGTACGCTGAAAGCGCTGGCGCGCCTGCTGCCGTCAAGCGGCGAGATTTACTACGGCGGCGAGCACATCGAGAAATTGCCGGCGCATGCGCTGATATCGCGCGGCCTGGCGCTGGTGCCGGAAGGGCGCGGTGTGTTCGCCCGGCTCAGCGTGGCGGAAAACCTGGACATGGGCGCCTATCACCGTAATGACAAAGACATTGAGTCCGACTTGCAGCGCGTCTTTCAACTCCTGCCACGCCTGAAGGAAAGGCAACATCAACTCGCCGGTACGCTCTCCGGCGGTGAGCAGCAGATGCTGGCCATCGGTCGCGCGCTGATGGGGCGACCGAAACTGTTGCTGCTCGACGAGCCCTCGATGGGACTGGCGCCGCTTATGGTGCACAAGGTTTTTGAAGTCATCCGCGACATTGCTGCACAGGGGGTAACGATTCTGCTGGTAGAACAGAACGCGCGGCTCGCATTGGAAGTGTGCAGTCGCGGCTATGTGATGGAGAGCGGGCAGATCACCATCGCCGACAAGGCCGAGGCATTGGCGGCCGACCCACGCGTTCGAGCAGCCTACTTGGGCGAATAG
- a CDS encoding tyrosine-type recombinase/integrase, translating to MSLFKRKDSPNWWVKLTPRNGRPIQQSTGTPDKVKAEEFHDKLKASLWDQERLGIKPSRTWREAVVRWLEETSEKATHKEDKKKLIWLHFFLGDRALDQITSDVIDQIRSAKLKEASKGTVNRYLALVRAILIRSRDEWEWVDKVPKIRLFKETTSRERSLTHEQARRLLDELPEHQRELVLFSLATGLRQSNVLRLGWEQVNLELRHAWVKGTQSKNRRPISVPLNDVALAVLKRQEGKHSIRVFTYQGKPINSANTKAWTTALTRAGIDDFRWHDLRHTWATWQRQAGTPTHELQRLGGWRTGAMVERYAHLAPEYLAVAASRLDSVLAGYDLATRGTNEKRPASLEAA from the coding sequence ATGTCACTCTTCAAACGCAAGGACTCCCCAAATTGGTGGGTCAAACTCACGCCTCGCAATGGACGACCGATACAGCAAAGCACTGGGACTCCCGACAAAGTAAAAGCCGAGGAGTTTCACGACAAGCTCAAGGCGTCCCTGTGGGATCAGGAGCGGTTAGGGATTAAACCGAGTCGCACCTGGCGTGAGGCGGTTGTTCGTTGGCTGGAAGAGACTTCAGAGAAGGCGACACACAAGGAAGACAAGAAGAAGCTGATTTGGCTTCATTTCTTCCTCGGGGATCGGGCCTTGGATCAAATCACCTCGGACGTGATTGACCAAATCCGGTCAGCCAAACTCAAGGAAGCCTCCAAGGGCACGGTCAACCGTTATTTGGCGCTGGTTCGGGCCATTCTGATTCGGTCACGCGACGAATGGGAGTGGGTCGATAAGGTGCCAAAGATCAGGCTCTTTAAAGAAACGACAAGCCGCGAAAGGTCGCTCACGCATGAGCAGGCGAGACGCTTGCTCGATGAATTGCCAGAACATCAACGGGAGTTGGTGCTGTTTTCTCTGGCAACGGGACTGCGGCAAAGCAACGTGCTTCGGTTGGGATGGGAGCAGGTGAATCTAGAATTGCGTCATGCTTGGGTCAAAGGTACGCAATCCAAGAACCGCCGTCCTATTTCTGTGCCGTTGAACGATGTGGCGCTGGCAGTGCTAAAGCGACAGGAGGGGAAGCACTCGATCAGGGTCTTCACCTACCAAGGCAAGCCGATTAACTCGGCCAACACGAAGGCATGGACGACTGCGCTAACAAGGGCGGGCATTGATGACTTTCGATGGCATGATTTACGGCACACTTGGGCAACTTGGCAACGACAGGCCGGAACACCTACCCATGAGTTGCAGCGTTTGGGTGGATGGCGAACCGGGGCGATGGTGGAGCGATATGCCCATCTTGCGCCGGAATATCTGGCAGTCGCGGCTTCGCGGTTGGATTCCGTTCTCGCTGGCTACGATTTGGCTACGCGAGGCACCAATGAAAAACGGCCCGCATCGCTGGAGGCCGCTTGA
- a CDS encoding nucleotidyltransferase — MPRHNSSARSSSSGKGLARRSVASLAARMMAEDGIVDYGFAKRKAAKTLGVGDGETLPTNDEIEVELRAYQSLFQEDEQRERLRELRRTALEVMQLLADFHPYLTGAVLDGTAGRYSGVEIDLYADSTKDVEISLLSRDISYESSEPQHHGHDTPETQLHLDWNDIPVTLSIHPLVNERQHKRESPNRPTRAHASAVATLIAQT, encoded by the coding sequence ATGCCCCGCCACAACTCATCCGCGCGTTCCAGCAGTTCCGGCAAGGGCTTGGCCCGCCGCTCCGTGGCCAGCCTTGCCGCACGCATGATGGCCGAGGACGGCATAGTCGATTACGGATTCGCCAAGCGCAAGGCCGCTAAAACGCTCGGCGTAGGCGATGGAGAAACTTTACCGACCAACGACGAAATCGAAGTCGAACTGCGCGCCTATCAGTCCTTGTTTCAGGAGGACGAGCAGCGCGAACGGCTGCGGGAACTACGCAGGACGGCGCTGGAAGTCATGCAGCTGCTCGCTGACTTCCATCCTTACCTCACAGGTGCCGTGCTTGATGGCACAGCGGGCAGATACTCTGGGGTTGAAATCGATCTGTATGCGGACAGCACCAAAGACGTCGAGATCTCGCTGTTATCTCGCGACATTTCCTATGAAAGCTCAGAGCCGCAGCATCACGGGCACGACACTCCGGAAACCCAGCTGCATCTCGACTGGAACGATATTCCCGTCACCTTGTCGATCCATCCGCTGGTCAACGAGCGCCAACACAAACGCGAGTCGCCCAATAGGCCGACGCGTGCACATGCCAGTGCCGTTGCCACCCTGATTGCCCAAACATGA
- a CDS encoding TlpA family protein disulfide reductase: protein MLDPESERAVAQLLTIPFTTAEGQTKKLADWQGKILVVNFWATWCPPCREEMPEFSRAQDQYGPNGVQFVGIAIDEAAKVVEFSKKEPVTYPLFIAPPEMPGLIAKLGNQQQALPFTVVVSRDGKLISSHLGRLTEDNLVKKLVPLL from the coding sequence ATGCTGGATCCGGAAAGTGAAAGAGCAGTAGCGCAACTCCTGACGATACCCTTCACAACAGCGGAGGGACAGACGAAAAAACTTGCCGACTGGCAGGGCAAGATATTGGTGGTTAACTTCTGGGCAACATGGTGTCCGCCTTGTCGCGAGGAAATGCCGGAATTCTCACGCGCACAAGATCAATACGGCCCCAATGGTGTCCAATTTGTAGGTATTGCTATCGATGAGGCTGCCAAGGTCGTCGAGTTCTCGAAAAAGGAACCCGTCACTTATCCCTTGTTTATTGCGCCACCGGAGATGCCGGGATTAATCGCCAAGTTGGGAAATCAGCAGCAAGCCTTGCCTTTTACGGTCGTCGTCAGCCGTGACGGCAAACTCATCTCCAGTCACCTCGGGCGCCTCACCGAAGACAATCTGGTAAAAAAGCTCGTCCCGTTGCTTTAA
- a CDS encoding c-type cytochrome has protein sequence MKSILVSLTAASCILFTGAAQADQALATAKGCMACHDIATKKLGPSYKDVAKKYAGQKDAEAKLTKKVLEGGSGVWGAIPMPANKTMGVTEADAKKLVAWILGLK, from the coding sequence ATGAAATCAATCCTCGTTTCCCTCACCGCCGCTTCCTGCATATTGTTCACCGGCGCGGCCCAGGCCGATCAGGCACTGGCCACCGCCAAGGGCTGCATGGCTTGTCACGATATCGCCACCAAGAAACTTGGGCCGTCCTACAAGGATGTTGCCAAGAAATACGCCGGGCAAAAAGATGCCGAAGCCAAGCTGACCAAGAAAGTGCTCGAAGGCGGCAGTGGCGTTTGGGGTGCGATACCGATGCCCGCCAACAAGACCATGGGTGTGACTGAAGCCGATGCGAAAAAACTGGTCGCCTGGATATTGGGCCTGAAGTAA
- a CDS encoding branched-chain amino acid ABC transporter substrate-binding protein: MPFPVRSLTAPLLSILLLVGCGKETPGPVANSGHVPLVVKLGHAAPLTGPQAHLGKDNENGVVLAVEDVNASNIQIGGRPLKLELMSEDDQADPRQGTLVASKFVDAKVTAVIGHMNSGTTIPASKTYNDAGLPQISPSATNPMYTHQGFKNAFRLMANDEQQGRALGEFAAKTLKAKTVAVFDDKTAYGEGVAREFAKSALANGIQVVAEEHTDDKAMDFSAILTKAKSKKPDVIFFGGMDPQAAPMAVQLKRLGIAATLLLADGGCTPGFISAAGNASEGQYCSLPGVPLAQMPGGAKFDQHYKARFNNAEIQLYAPNAYDSVMVLVEAIKRAQSIEPAKIIGELHKTNYSGVTAHVQFDENGDIKDGAISFYKVQGGKLVFQQTLGGPAK, from the coding sequence ATGCCGTTTCCCGTCCGATCCTTGACCGCACCGCTATTGTCGATACTGCTTCTGGTTGGTTGTGGCAAGGAAACTCCCGGGCCGGTTGCCAACAGCGGCCATGTTCCGCTGGTCGTCAAGCTTGGCCATGCAGCTCCACTCACCGGTCCGCAGGCGCATTTGGGCAAGGACAACGAAAACGGCGTCGTGCTCGCGGTCGAGGACGTCAATGCCAGCAACATCCAGATCGGCGGACGCCCGCTCAAGCTGGAACTCATGAGCGAGGACGATCAGGCCGACCCGCGCCAGGGCACGCTGGTGGCGAGCAAGTTCGTCGATGCCAAAGTCACCGCCGTCATCGGCCACATGAATTCCGGTACCACGATCCCCGCTTCGAAAACCTACAACGATGCCGGCCTGCCGCAGATATCGCCTTCCGCCACCAACCCGATGTATACCCACCAGGGCTTCAAGAATGCTTTCCGTCTCATGGCCAACGATGAGCAGCAGGGCCGGGCGCTCGGCGAGTTTGCGGCGAAAACGCTGAAGGCGAAGACGGTCGCCGTGTTTGACGACAAGACCGCTTACGGCGAGGGCGTAGCAAGGGAATTCGCAAAGTCGGCACTGGCAAATGGCATTCAGGTCGTGGCTGAGGAACATACCGATGACAAGGCCATGGACTTCTCCGCCATCCTGACCAAGGCGAAATCGAAAAAACCCGATGTAATTTTCTTCGGCGGCATGGACCCGCAGGCCGCGCCGATGGCAGTGCAGTTGAAGCGCCTCGGCATCGCCGCGACCTTGCTGCTCGCCGATGGCGGTTGCACACCGGGCTTCATCAGCGCCGCGGGCAATGCGTCGGAAGGGCAATATTGTTCGCTGCCCGGCGTGCCGCTGGCGCAAATGCCGGGCGGTGCGAAATTCGACCAGCATTACAAGGCGCGCTTCAATAATGCCGAGATCCAGCTTTACGCACCCAATGCCTACGATTCGGTGATGGTGCTGGTCGAAGCCATCAAGCGCGCGCAATCCATCGAACCCGCAAAGATCATCGGAGAATTGCACAAGACCAATTATTCCGGCGTCACCGCCCATGTGCAGTTCGATGAGAACGGCGACATCAAGGACGGTGCAATCAGCTTCTACAAGGTTCAGGGCGGCAAGCTGGTGTTCCAGCAAACCCTCGGTGGCCCGGCGAAATAA